The segment TTTTTGACTCCCCCGGGCCGAAGCCTCAACCGTGCGGCGCTGCGCCCCATCCTGCAGGGGCTATTGGCGTCCCGAACGGCCTCCGACTGGTTCGACATCTTCACCGAGGCACGACTGCCGTGTGCGCCGATCAACGACGTCCGTGGCGGAATCGAATTCGCACGGCGACTTGGACTGGAACCGGTGGTGGAAGTAGGCGTCGGCGAAGCAGCCATCCCCGGGGTCCGGAACCCGATCACCTTCTCAGCAACGCCCGCCAGCTACGACCTCATCCCGCCCTCCATCGACGCAGACCGGGGCGACATCCTGGAGTGGCTACGCTCCACCGAACCGCAACCCTAAACCCGTCATCAGCAACCAACCCGTCCACGGAGCGACCAAAGGACCCATCATGACCAGCACAACAACTCCCACTCGCGCCGCAGCGCTCTCCGACTACTTCCACCTCGACGACGAACTGAACGCGGAGGAATTGGCCATCCGCGACAAAGTCCGCGAATTCGCCGAACACCGGGTCCTTCCCATCATCAACGAATACTGGGAAAGGGCGGAATTCCCGTACGAACTGCTCCCGCCGCTGGCTGAACTCGGCATCATCGGGACGTTCATCAAAGGCTACGGATGCCCGGGAATGAGCCGGAAGGCTGCGGGCATGGTGGCTCGCGAAATGGCACGGGCCGACGGAAGCATCAATACTTTCCTTGGAGTGCACTCCAACCTGTGCATGGGTGCACTGAACATGCTCGGCAGCGACGAACAGCGGCAGGGCTGGCTCCCTGATTTGGCCAAGCTGACGAAGACCGGCGCTTTCGCCTTGACGGAGCCGGACCACGGGTCCGACTCGGTGGCCCTGGAAACCAGCGCTACCCGCGACGGCGACACATGGGTGATCAATGGCCACAAGCGCTGGATCGGCAACGGCCACGCGGCCGATGTAATAGTGCTGTTTGCCCGCAACACAGAAGACAGCAAGGTCAATGCCTTCGTGGTCGAAAAGGACGGAAACGGCAACCACCCGGACGGCTACAACCCTACGGTGATCACCGGCAAGATCGGCAAGCGGGCCATCCTGCAGGCCGACATCGTCATCGAGAACATGCGGATCCCGGAGGCCAACCGGCTGGAGAACTGCCGATCCTTCGCCGACGTCTCCCGTGTCCTCCAGGCAACCCGCGGCGGCGCTTCCTGGGAAGCAGTAGGCCACGCCATGGCCTGCTTCGAGATCGCCGCCGACTACGCCGCCAAACGCGAGCAGTTCGGCAACCCGATCGCCGGATACCAACTCGTCCAGCACCGTCTCGCCAACATGCTCAGCGAGCTCACCGCGATGCAGCTGATGTGCAACCGCATGGCGGAACTGGCCGATCAGGGCCTGCTGACCAACGCCATGGCCTCCATGGTCAAAATGTCCACCTCGCAGAAGGGCAAATGGATCTGCAACGAGGCACGTGAACTGCTCGCCGGCAACGGCCTGCTGCTCGAGAACCACGTGGCCCGTCACCTGACGGACATGGAAGTCGTGTCCACTTACGAAGGCACCGACTCCATCCAGGCGCTGCTGGTAGGCCGTGACATCACGGGCGTCTCGGCCTTCCGCTGACCTGACTCCACAGTCTCCCCCACACCAATCACGAAGGAGTTTCCATGCCCGAAGCATTCCTCGTCGGCGGGGCACGCACCCCCGTTGGCCGCTACGGCGGCGCCATGAGTTCCGTCCGGCCCGACGACCTGGCCGCCCTCACGGTGCGGGCCGCCGTCGAACGCGCGGGCCTCGACCCGGCCCTCGTGGACGAGGTGATCCTCGGCAACGCCAACGGCGCCGGCGAGGAGAACCGCAACGTCGCCCGCATGGCGTGGCTGCTCGCCGGCTTTCCGGACACCGTCCCTGGCATCACCGTCAACCGGCTCTGCGCCTCGGGCCTCAGCGCCGTCATAATGGCCTCGCACATGGTCAAGGCCGGTGCCGCGGACATCGTCGTCGCAGGCGGTGTCGAGTCCATGTCCCGCGCGCCCTGGGTTATGGAAAAGCCGGACAAGGCATTCGCGAAGCCGGGCGCCGTCTTCGATACGTCGATCGGTTGGCGGTTCCCGAACCCCGCTTTCCTGTCCGGGGAACTCTCGCGCGATGGCAAGGCCACCTACTCCATGTCTGAAACCGCGGAGGAAGTGGCCAGGGTCTTCAACATCTCCCGTGAGGACTGCGACGCCTTCGCCGCGCGCTCCCACGAGCGCGCCCTCGCCGCGATCGAGGCCGGCCGCTTCGCCGACGAGATCGTCCCCGTCATGGTCAGTGGCCGCAAGGGCACACAAACCATCGTGGACACCGACGAAGGCCCCCGCCCCGGAACAACCAAGGACGTGCTCGCCGACCTGCGCCCGGTAGTCAAAGGCGGCAGCGTCGTCACCGCCGGCAACGCCTCCCCGCTCAACGACGGCGCATCCGCGATCATCGTCGCTTCCGAGGCAGCCATCGAGAAATACGGCCTGGCTCCCCGCGCCCGCATCCTGGACAGTGCCTCCGTCGGCGTCGCACAGGAAATCATGGGCATCGGCCCCGTTCCGGCTACCCGCAAAGTCCTGGACCGGACCGGCATCGCGGTAGGCGACCTCGCCGCCGTCGAACTCAACGAGGCGTTCGCGTCGCAGGCCCTGGCCTGCATCCGCGAGCTGAAACTCGACCCCGGCACCGTCAACAACGACGGCGGCGCGATCGCCCTCGGCCACCCGCTCGGCTCCTCAGGGTCCCGCCTCGTCATCACGCTGCTCGGCCGCCTCGAGCGCGAGGCCACGCAAGGCCGCAAGCTCGGCCTCGCCACCATGTGCGTCGGCGTCGGACAAGGCACCGCATTGCTGCTGGAAGGCATCTGATGACAGGAGTAATGAACGACGCCGGCACGTGCCTTGATGTCTCGGGCTTCGTCACGCTGCTGGTCGAGGAACGGGAGGACCGGCTCGCGGCCCGGCTGCACCGGCCCGAGGTCAGGAACGCGATCGACCAATCGATGGTGGATGAGCTGTACGCGGTGTGCGCGCACCTTGAGCGCACTCCGAAGATCCTGATCCTCTCCGGCACGCCCGCGGATCCGGAGAGCGGAACCAAAGCTGTTTTCGCGTCCGGTGCGGACATCGCGCAGCTGCGCGGGCGGCGCCGCGACGATGCCCTGGCCGGGATCAACTCCGGGATCTTCGAGCGGATCGCGAAACTGCCCATGCCGGTTATCGCCGCGTTGGACGGATATGCGCTCGGCGGCGGGGCGGAACTGGCCTACGCGGCGGACTTCCGCATCGGCACGCGGGGGCTGCGGATGGGCAATCCGGAGACCAACCTGGGCATTCTGGCGGCGGCCGGTGCCATCTGGCGGTTGAAGGAGCTCGTCGGGGAACCGCTTGCCAAGCAGATCCTGTTGGCGGGCAAGGCCCTGGCGGGCGAGGAGTGCCTGGCCAACGGATTGATCACTGAGCTTGTGGAGCCCTGGACGTTGATGGACTCGGCGCACGCCTTGGCCGACACCATTGCGGCGCAGGACCCGTTGGCCGTTCGAATCACCAAGGCTGTGTTCCACGCCCCGCGGGACGCCCATCCCGTCATCGACACCTTGGCTCAGGGCGTGCTCTTCGAGTCCCAGGCCAAGTTCGACCGCATGCAGGCGTTCCTCGACAGGAAGAAGAAGTAAATGAGCACCTCAGTACAAGCCGGGGTACGCGGCGGCCTCCCCGCGCGCGTCGGCGTCCTCGGCGGAGGCAGGATGGGCGCTGGCATTGCCCACGCGTTCCTGATCAACGGGGCCGATGTGGTGGTCGTGGAGCGCGACGACGCCTCCGCACAGGCGGCCCGTGAGCGGGTGGAATCTTCCGCAGCGAAATCGATTGAGCGCGGCGCTGGCAACGGCAACCTCGACGAGATCGTTTCGCGCCTGACCGTTTCGGTGGACTACGCCGCCTTCGGGGACCGCCAACTGGTGGTGGAGGCCGTACCAGAGGACTGGTCGCTGAAGGTCGCAGCGTTGCGCGGGGTCGAACAACGTCTCCTGCCGGGAACGGTGCTGGCCTCAAACACCTCCTCGTTGTCGGTGTCCGGGCTGGCCGGGGAGCTGGAACGGCCAGAGGACTTCCTCGGACTACACTTCTTCAACCCCGTTCCAGCCTCCACTCTGATCGAGGTAGTGATCGGAAAACAGACCCGCCCAGAACTCATGGAACGGGCCAGGAGCTGGGTCCAGGGACTGGGGAAGACCGCGGTCGTGGTCAATGATGCACCGGGCTTCGCCTCGTCTCGGTTGGGCGTGGCGATTGCGCTGGAGGCCATGCGCATGGTCGAGGAAGGCGTCGCCAGCGCCGAGGATATCGATAACGCGATGGTCCTCGGTTACAAACATCCCACCGGGCCGTTGCGCACCACCGACATCGTGGGCCTGGACGTTCGCCTGGGCATTGCCGAATATCTCAACCAGACCTTGGGCGAGCGGTTCGCGCCGCCGCAGATCCTGCGGGACAAAGTAGCCCGCGGCGAACTCGGACGAAAAACCGGAAAGGGCTTCTTCGACTGGAAGTGATCTGAGCGGAACGACGTGTCGGGGGCGAATCGTTCGCCTCATTCGGGGTGACCGGGGAGCCTGGCAATCCAAAGAAGACCACTTGCGCAACGCTGTGGTTCTCCGGGCCCCGGCCGAAACTCGCTTAGAGTCCAACCAAACCTCGCTGCCGGGTGCTTCTCAAACTCAGTGACAAACACTCTCGAAAATGACTTGCACCGCTGTGCCCCTACAAACGCTGCCAGCGGGCAAGCTGTCGCCCGAGTGTTCTGCGGCGGTTGAAGGCGGGGGGATTGTGGTCTGATGGGTTCCTCTGCGGTCGTCCGTGGATCTTGCCGCGCAGTCATTCTGGGCCCGCCGAAAAGCGATAATGCACCCGGTATTTTTTGGAGTGTCTCGACGTCTGTCCGCAGAAATCGCGGGCCATATGCAAGATGGGCCAGCTTTGTGGCCGTCGGCGCTCCAGACGGACTGATCCTTTTGTAGCCGCGGCGGGATGTTGCGTCCGAAGCCCGAGGTCTCGTCCCCTGGGGTCAGACGCCGATACTGTTACCGTTGCATCGCTATGATGACATCCTCGACGTCCAGGGCCATTGAGATGCGGGTGAGGTCGGAAACGCGTGAAAGGTCCACGGCGAGCAGCTCTTCGATCCGTCGGCGGCGCAGGACGACAGTGTTCCTACGGATGCGTAATTCCTGCGCTGTCTCACTTGTGCTGAAGTTGTTGCGGACGAGCGCTGACAAAGTCAGCAGGAGCGACGCCTCCTGGGCCTGGTCGTATGCACGCAGCGGGCCAATCACCTCGTCTGCGTAGCGGCTCAGGGCGGATACGTTGGGGAGCTGGAGCAGCAGCCCGACCAACCCCAAATCGGTCAACAGCAGGGTCCGGGAGGTGCTGTTGCGCAGGGTCGCCAGCTCAATCGCTCCCCGGACGGATGCAAACGCCGCCGGATAGTCGGCGACGCGAGTTACTGGTCCCGTGATGGCCGCATACCCGCGATCTGTATCTTGAGCCCGTTGTCCCAGGCTCCGCCGGATTTCGTCGCTGATACCCCGTACTTCGTCGATCGGCGTCGTTGGCCCCACTGGCCAAAATGCGACTACGTACCCTTCGTGGGATCCGAGCAGTGGTCTGGGGAGGACTTCTCCTGCCATACGGGCGAATGTGGCGGCCAGAGGGTAGGGCAGGGGGCCGCCATCGCGGAGGTCATGCCGGACCCCGACGACGGCGTGGGGATGTGAGAGATCGTGGCCGAGCTGTATGGCCCGGGCCAAGAGCGCTGTGGAGCCGCGTCCTTCACCAGTCAGCAGCCCGGAGAGGATCTCGTCAGTGTCCCGCCACTCTGCTTCGGCATCCGTTCTGGTGCGGAGGAGTTCCAGGGCCAGAACCGTTGCAGCCCGTTCGATCGCCTGGCGATCGAGCGCTCGGAGCTCGGCGAGCTGCCCGCCCGTCCAGATCCAGGCCACGACTTCTTCCTTGATCATCACCGGAACACGGACAACAGTCTGCCCCCATGAATCCGAAAGGTGAACATCGCTCGACGCCCTGGCAGCGCCTGCCGACACGACCTCGGATAGGGCAGCCGCGTTCGCGAGCAGGGCATCCGGGAGTGTCTCTCCATCGTGTTCAATGTTGCAGAGGAGTGTCCCATTGGTTTCGGTCACGGCGACAGGACTGTTGAGGATCTCTGCCAGAGCCCCGGCAATGGCCGACACTCCTCCTCCCTCAAGCGCCAAGGCCGTCAGCCGATCATGGATCGCGTCGGCATGTCGTAGGTTCGCGATCGTCCTGGCCTGTTCGGACCGAAGCCGCGCGCTGGTGACCGCAATCGCTGCCTGGTCCGCGAGCATCGTGAGGATCGACTCTTCTTCTTTCGTGAAATGGTGCGACGAGCGGGTGTAGCAGACGAGAGTCCCGAGCGTCTCACTGGACGCGTTCAAAGGCACGGAGATCAAGGAGGTGTACTCTTGGCCACTTACCACGCCCATCCAGGGGACGAACGACGGTTCGCTTCTGATGTCCGCGACCTGAACGGGAACACCCAGGGCGAAAACCTGGCTCGAGGGTACTTTTGGGAAGCCGTGGATGCGGAGCGGGTGTTCGTTCAGCTCACGGACGTAGTCAGCCGAGAGCCCGTAGGAGCCCTCGATCAGCAGAGAATCCAAGCTCGGATCCGGGAGCATGACGGCCGCGAAGTCGTATGACATCAATTCGCAGGCGGTCTTGGCAACCAGGTCCAAGAGCTCCCTCATCGAAACGCCGCGGTTGACCGCCGCACCGACGCGTGCCAGCGCCCTTAGCCACCATTGAAGCTGCTCGGAGGTATGTTCAGCCCGCAGTTTCACACTTTGAGTTTTTCACGGTTTCCTCGAACCAGGGGGAAAACTTTCGACAGTGGGCCGACATGCCGGCGGCCTCCTCTCACAAAGCGCTGCGGAACCGCGTCAGGACGGCCAGTGGACCATGCCATGCGCCCCTATGCCGCTCATCGGATGACTTGTGAAATTGTGAAAATCCGACCAACCAAGGGCTCAGCAGCTCGAGCCATCGAGCGCGCCAAGAACAATCCGTCGGTACTCGCCCGGGGCTTATTCGTCCGTCCTAGTGGCAGCCAAGTAGTGCCGTGAATCGACCGAGCGAACATCGAGCAGGCCAAGCACCTCAGCTAGGGCTGACCGACGCTGCTTGAACGCCACAGCGGTCTTGGTACCAATGAGGATGAAGAGCGGGTCATCCGCTTCCAGGACCCGCAACTGCTCGACAAGCACCGCAACGTCATGGGCGCATTGCTTCGTCGCTGAAGTCCAGGGTGTTCGACGTCGAGCTCACCTCGGTGAGCAGATCCGTCATGGACGCACCCCAGCGAGAGGCCTGGAGGCTCATCCTGATTGGGCCCGTACGCGCGCGTTCATCCCCGAATAGGCGGTATTGCATGGGGAGTCCGGTACCTCTCACACCGGAACGGTAACTGTGGAGAGCACAACATTTCACCGGAATTGCACAGTCACCACGCGCCCCTAGCATCCTCGCCGGTAGGCCGGACGCTCCGCAGGGTGCTTGCCGGTCAGGCAGCCGAGATGCCGCCGTTGACGCTGATGGCCTGCCCTGTGAGCCGAGCCGCCGCCGGCCCACCAAGGAACACCACCAGATCGGCCTGGTCTTCGGCCGAAGGAAGGCCCAGATGTGCCTGGGCCATCGCTCGCTCGAAGAGCTTCTTGCTGAATCCATCCGACAAAGCCCGCTCGGTCGTGGGCGTTCCAGAGATCAGGGACGGGGTCACGGCGTTGACACGGATGCCATCGCGCTTTGACTCGATCGCGGCCGAGCGAGTGAACATCACAATGGCGGCCATGGCCGCCCCGAGGACCGTTTCACCGGGCGTAGCCGTCTTGGCGGCGTCAGAAGCAACATTGATGATGCTTCCGCCGTGCTGCACCCTCATTATCGGCAGGACGGCGCGCGTGACCAGCATGGGTGGGACAGCCTGCGCGGTGAGGATATCCGGGATCTGCTCCAGAGGTGTGCGATGAAGCAGCTCAGGCCGATAAGCCGGTGCCGACACAGAGGTGACGGCAACGTCGATGCTTCCCATTACAGAGTGGGCCCGGGAAACGGCCTCGCGGACAGAGATGGGATCAGTAGCGTCGAACGGAATGTGGACGACCTCGGCGTCGGGCTGGTGCTCAAGTAGCGCTGAGCGTGCAGCGGCTCCGCGGCCGGGGTCGAAGGAAAGCAGAGCAAAATGCCGGACGCCGGCGTCGGCGAACTTCACGGCACTGGCCCATCCGACACCCGAGGAAGCGCCGGCGATCAACACGCCGGCATCCTGGTAGTTGCGAACCACGGGGGGCGTCACATCGTTCATATGCGGTCTCCGTCGCTTTCAGGATTCGTAGTCGTGGATACCAACCGTTCGGGATCGAGCCGGAAAGTCGGTGAGGGTCGTATTCGGGCAGTCAGTGAGGACTGCCCGAATACTAAGTGCGCAGTCCAAGCCGACGGCCAGCGCGGCGACCGCTTCTCGAAGAAGGCTCGGATGCCTCCCTGCTCATCAGGGTCCTCGACACACGGCCGCGCAAACCGAGAAGAACCCTTCTTCGCGCCAGCTTTCGAGCAACTCGAAAAGCACGAACGGGTTGCCCTGAATCTGTGCGAGCAACTCATGCTTTGCTGCGTCGGGCCTGGACTGTGCGGCGCTTGGGTAACGTTCTTTGCTGCCGCACAGTCCGGGGCTTCGTTCAATATTAGGGAGAGAGCTGTTCCAGGACGCGTTCCTTGGTTTCGAGGGCGAATAGCGTGACGACGGCGGCGGCTATGACTGCGACGATGGCGAAGATGGCGAAGACGGAAACCAGCCCGAAGGTGACGAGCGTGCCGACGATGACGGGGCCTGCCATGGATGCGAGCCGGAGCCAAGCGGTTGCGGTTCCTACTCCCAGCGCCCTGACCCGGGTCGGGTACAGCTCCGGGGTGTAGAGGTAGAGACCGAGGCCGACTGCCGCAGCGAAGAAGTAGGCACCGCTGCCATAAATGAGAACGTCGCCGGGGGTCTTCGCTCCCGTAAGCGCCAGGATGCCGAGGAATCCGGCGGATCCGGCAAGGGCTAGTGCGAACCAGATCTTGCGTCCCACGTAGTCGATGGTGAAGGCGCAGAGGGCGGTACCGATGAATCCGACGGCGTTGCTGATGAGGCCGTATCGGAGGGATTCTTCCAAGGGAAGGTTGAAGACTGTCCGGTAGAGGGTGGGCAGCCAGGTTCCGATGCCGTAGTAGACCAGGTACGCAGCGAACCACATGAGCCAGACGACGAGTGTCCGCTTCAGGTAGGGAGTGCGGAACAGTTCTGCCCAGCTGGTCTTCTTGTTCTGCGTTGGCACGGTCAAGCCTTGCGCGGGCTCGGGCAGCGGTTGGCCGGTGGCTTCCTCCACCTTGGACTCAATCAGACTCATTGCCTGGTCGGCGCGTTCGTTGCGCCCCTTGCTGGCGAGCCAACGCGGGGATTCGGGCAGCCGTGTACGGATGGAGTAAACCATGAAGATGGGGGCGGCTCCGATGATGAACATGTAATGCCATCCAAGGTTGGGCACGACCCAGTATCCGACGATGCCTGCGGCTACTACGCCGACGGAGAAGAGCAGCTCGTAGACAAGGACGAACTTGCCCCGGCCGTGAGCCTTGGTCATTTCGCTGATGTAGACGGCGGCGATGGGGACTTGCCCGCCAAGTCCAAGACCTTGGATGGCGCGGAAGAGCAGCAGGGACTCGAAGTTCCAAACGAAAGTGCAGGCGACACTCATGATCGAGAACGTGATGATGGAGGCAATCATGGCCGGCAGCCGTCCGAAGCGCTCAGCAATCCACGAGAAGAACAGCGCCCCGACGAGCTGGCCAAGATAGCCCACCGAGATCAGGAGGCCGACTTGTCCGCCGTTCAGGCCCCAGGCGGTGACCAGTACTGGGAGCACCTGGGCAATGGTGAGCGCGTCGAAGGCGTCGAAGAAGGTGGCCGTGCCGATCAGGACGCGTGCCTTGACCTGCCATTTGGACAGTGGCAGGCGTTCGATCCGGCTGGTGACGTCGTACACCGAGCCTGGTCCGACGGATGGCGGTTGCAGATTCTGGGGGGTATATGCCACGTCAATCTCCACTCTGAGGGGCAGGGTTGGGGTTTGTTTGCTGTCCCGGCGCCGGTCTTGCTGGCATAAACGGCGCCGGGACGGTCGGGCTCTAAAGACGCCCGTAGGGACGTCGAACCTGCTCGTCTTTAGAAGTCGGAGTGCCGGAGCAGCCGGGCGAAATGGTTGATCGCGTCGCCCTGCCAGAGGATATTAGCGGTTCCGGTTTCGCTTGCCGTCGAGCACCCACGGGGCGATTTCCTGGAGGACTCCGTAGCGCATATCGATGTCAACGCTGAGGGGGTTTCGGTAGCTCTTGAGCGAGACGCATAAACGGCTCGAGCGCTCGCGGGTCCGCGAGGGCATCCGCTTTCACTGCCAATTCCGGATCGACTCCGGCAAGGATCTTCCGCACGGGGACTTCCGTTTTCTTGCCCGTCAGTGTCCTCGGGATGGCCGGCACCGCGTAGAAGACGTCCGGGACGTGGCGCGGTGAGATCTTTTCGCGCAGCGTGCGACGCAGTCGCGGTTCGATCTCGTCGAGACTGGTGCCCTGAGCCAGAACCACGAAGCACAACAATCGTCCATCACCGGAACCGATCTCAATCACCATCGAGTCCAAGATCTCGTCAAAGGCCTCGACAACCGCGTAGAAGTCTGCTGTCCCCATCCGCACGCCGCCACGGTTGAGCGTCGCGTCGCTGCGCCCGCTGATCACCCACGAGCCACGAATCGTTCGGCGGATCGAATCTCCGTGGTGCCAGACGCCGGGGTACGTGTCGAAGTAGGTCTCCTGCATCCGCGTGCCGTCGTCGTCGCCCCAGAGGCTCACCGGCATCGAGGGCATCGGCTCGGTCAGGACGAGTTCACCGATTTCCTCGTGAAGTTCCCTGCCGTCGGGGTCGAAGGCGGCCACGGCGGCACCCAGCCACGCACGTGACAGTTCCCCCGACCACACCGGAACCGTCGGGGCAGGTCCGATGAATGCCGCGCACAGATCGGTGCCGCCGGAGATCGAGCAGATGGGGAGATCTGGCGAGACGGCGTCGTGGAGCCAATGGTAGCCATCTACGGAGAGCGGAGAGCCGGTCGATCCAATCGCCTTGAGGGAACTCAGGTTGAACCGCTCCCGAG is part of the Arthrobacter ramosus genome and harbors:
- a CDS encoding acyl-CoA dehydrogenase family protein codes for the protein MTSTTTPTRAAALSDYFHLDDELNAEELAIRDKVREFAEHRVLPIINEYWERAEFPYELLPPLAELGIIGTFIKGYGCPGMSRKAAGMVAREMARADGSINTFLGVHSNLCMGALNMLGSDEQRQGWLPDLAKLTKTGAFALTEPDHGSDSVALETSATRDGDTWVINGHKRWIGNGHAADVIVLFARNTEDSKVNAFVVEKDGNGNHPDGYNPTVITGKIGKRAILQADIVIENMRIPEANRLENCRSFADVSRVLQATRGGASWEAVGHAMACFEIAADYAAKREQFGNPIAGYQLVQHRLANMLSELTAMQLMCNRMAELADQGLLTNAMASMVKMSTSQKGKWICNEARELLAGNGLLLENHVARHLTDMEVVSTYEGTDSIQALLVGRDITGVSAFR
- a CDS encoding thiolase family protein; amino-acid sequence: MPEAFLVGGARTPVGRYGGAMSSVRPDDLAALTVRAAVERAGLDPALVDEVILGNANGAGEENRNVARMAWLLAGFPDTVPGITVNRLCASGLSAVIMASHMVKAGAADIVVAGGVESMSRAPWVMEKPDKAFAKPGAVFDTSIGWRFPNPAFLSGELSRDGKATYSMSETAEEVARVFNISREDCDAFAARSHERALAAIEAGRFADEIVPVMVSGRKGTQTIVDTDEGPRPGTTKDVLADLRPVVKGGSVVTAGNASPLNDGASAIIVASEAAIEKYGLAPRARILDSASVGVAQEIMGIGPVPATRKVLDRTGIAVGDLAAVELNEAFASQALACIRELKLDPGTVNNDGGAIALGHPLGSSGSRLVITLLGRLEREATQGRKLGLATMCVGVGQGTALLLEGI
- a CDS encoding enoyl-CoA hydratase/isomerase family protein, producing MTGVMNDAGTCLDVSGFVTLLVEEREDRLAARLHRPEVRNAIDQSMVDELYAVCAHLERTPKILILSGTPADPESGTKAVFASGADIAQLRGRRRDDALAGINSGIFERIAKLPMPVIAALDGYALGGGAELAYAADFRIGTRGLRMGNPETNLGILAAAGAIWRLKELVGEPLAKQILLAGKALAGEECLANGLITELVEPWTLMDSAHALADTIAAQDPLAVRITKAVFHAPRDAHPVIDTLAQGVLFESQAKFDRMQAFLDRKKK
- a CDS encoding 3-hydroxyacyl-CoA dehydrogenase family protein: MSTSVQAGVRGGLPARVGVLGGGRMGAGIAHAFLINGADVVVVERDDASAQAARERVESSAAKSIERGAGNGNLDEIVSRLTVSVDYAAFGDRQLVVEAVPEDWSLKVAALRGVEQRLLPGTVLASNTSSLSVSGLAGELERPEDFLGLHFFNPVPASTLIEVVIGKQTRPELMERARSWVQGLGKTAVVVNDAPGFASSRLGVAIALEAMRMVEEGVASAEDIDNAMVLGYKHPTGPLRTTDIVGLDVRLGIAEYLNQTLGERFAPPQILRDKVARGELGRKTGKGFFDWK
- a CDS encoding helix-turn-helix domain-containing protein, which codes for MKLRAEHTSEQLQWWLRALARVGAAVNRGVSMRELLDLVAKTACELMSYDFAAVMLPDPSLDSLLIEGSYGLSADYVRELNEHPLRIHGFPKVPSSQVFALGVPVQVADIRSEPSFVPWMGVVSGQEYTSLISVPLNASSETLGTLVCYTRSSHHFTKEEESILTMLADQAAIAVTSARLRSEQARTIANLRHADAIHDRLTALALEGGGVSAIAGALAEILNSPVAVTETNGTLLCNIEHDGETLPDALLANAAALSEVVSAGAARASSDVHLSDSWGQTVVRVPVMIKEEVVAWIWTGGQLAELRALDRQAIERAATVLALELLRTRTDAEAEWRDTDEILSGLLTGEGRGSTALLARAIQLGHDLSHPHAVVGVRHDLRDGGPLPYPLAATFARMAGEVLPRPLLGSHEGYVVAFWPVGPTTPIDEVRGISDEIRRSLGQRAQDTDRGYAAITGPVTRVADYPAAFASVRGAIELATLRNSTSRTLLLTDLGLVGLLLQLPNVSALSRYADEVIGPLRAYDQAQEASLLLTLSALVRNNFSTSETAQELRIRRNTVVLRRRRIEELLAVDLSRVSDLTRISMALDVEDVIIAMQR
- a CDS encoding SDR family NAD(P)-dependent oxidoreductase; the protein is MNDVTPPVVRNYQDAGVLIAGASSGVGWASAVKFADAGVRHFALLSFDPGRGAAARSALLEHQPDAEVVHIPFDATDPISVREAVSRAHSVMGSIDVAVTSVSAPAYRPELLHRTPLEQIPDILTAQAVPPMLVTRAVLPIMRVQHGGSIINVASDAAKTATPGETVLGAAMAAIVMFTRSAAIESKRDGIRVNAVTPSLISGTPTTERALSDGFSKKLFERAMAQAHLGLPSAEDQADLVVFLGGPAAARLTGQAISVNGGISAA
- a CDS encoding MFS transporter, coding for MAYTPQNLQPPSVGPGSVYDVTSRIERLPLSKWQVKARVLIGTATFFDAFDALTIAQVLPVLVTAWGLNGGQVGLLISVGYLGQLVGALFFSWIAERFGRLPAMIASIITFSIMSVACTFVWNFESLLLFRAIQGLGLGGQVPIAAVYISEMTKAHGRGKFVLVYELLFSVGVVAAGIVGYWVVPNLGWHYMFIIGAAPIFMVYSIRTRLPESPRWLASKGRNERADQAMSLIESKVEEATGQPLPEPAQGLTVPTQNKKTSWAELFRTPYLKRTLVVWLMWFAAYLVYYGIGTWLPTLYRTVFNLPLEESLRYGLISNAVGFIGTALCAFTIDYVGRKIWFALALAGSAGFLGILALTGAKTPGDVLIYGSGAYFFAAAVGLGLYLYTPELYPTRVRALGVGTATAWLRLASMAGPVIVGTLVTFGLVSVFAIFAIVAVIAAAVVTLFALETKERVLEQLSP